The following coding sequences are from one Lysinibacillus sp. FSL W8-0992 window:
- a CDS encoding DNA polymerase I, whose translation MKLYFSTWLQNLGIACSIASLFTLFFRITDFAWVTKSVYYIPVFFVILFLLSLVIAEDVRKVFKKMFWYEKRKEKRPIWQVGIGFIFFLSQIGVIMVFSTGLTHLTLGGMPLFFVIAFMNAFIMTVIYEEIFHRKERVNNVSQ comes from the coding sequence GTGAAATTATATTTTAGCACGTGGCTCCAAAATTTAGGGATTGCTTGTAGTATTGCATCGCTTTTTACACTTTTCTTCCGTATAACTGATTTTGCATGGGTGACGAAAAGTGTTTATTATATTCCGGTATTTTTTGTAATTTTGTTTTTATTAAGTTTAGTCATTGCAGAGGATGTACGAAAAGTTTTCAAAAAAATGTTCTGGTACGAGAAACGTAAAGAAAAACGTCCAATATGGCAAGTTGGAATTGGCTTTATTTTCTTCTTATCACAAATCGGTGTGATTATGGTATTCAGTACAGGGCTAACACATTTAACGCTAGGTGGAATGCCTTTATTTTTCGTTATTGCTTTTATGAATGCCTTCATTATGACAGTTATTTATGAGGAAATATTCCACCGTAAAGAAAGAGTTAATAATGTAAGTCAATAA